One region of Phycisphaerales bacterium genomic DNA includes:
- a CDS encoding fibronectin type III domain-containing protein has protein sequence MAVLPNGRKAKVQFFKDRKSKLIAQAANVGLSPAAVTALFAKIDKAETDGQAAVDAHNTAKSATQKYYATSDDAISDGREVIRTVKAFAATQADPAAVLALVDIPEDAPPSPAVAPSVPTNIRGSISTDGILTIAWDAKESGPSAGIVFMIHRKLQGEGEFRLIGATFTKQYIDTGFEPSMGVTAYKVLAQRGSLTSPWSTTMQVDLGVGGSGFSMLSSKMAA, from the coding sequence ATGGCAGTTCTCCCCAACGGCCGCAAGGCCAAGGTCCAGTTCTTCAAGGACCGCAAGAGCAAGCTGATCGCACAGGCGGCCAACGTGGGGCTCAGCCCCGCGGCGGTCACGGCCCTGTTTGCCAAGATCGACAAGGCGGAGACCGACGGCCAGGCCGCGGTGGACGCGCACAACACGGCCAAGAGCGCCACGCAGAAGTACTACGCCACCTCCGACGATGCCATCAGCGACGGGCGCGAGGTGATCCGCACGGTCAAGGCCTTCGCCGCGACGCAGGCGGACCCGGCGGCGGTGCTGGCCCTCGTCGACATCCCCGAGGACGCCCCGCCCAGCCCCGCGGTGGCCCCCTCGGTCCCCACGAACATCCGCGGCAGCATCAGCACCGACGGCATCCTCACCATCGCGTGGGACGCCAAGGAGAGCGGGCCCAGCGCCGGGATCGTGTTCATGATCCACCGCAAGCTGCAGGGCGAGGGCGAGTTCCGCCTGATCGGGGCCACCTTCACCAAGCAGTACATCGACACCGGCTTTGAGCCGAGCATGGGCGTCACCGCGTACAAGGTGCTGGCCCAGCGCGGCAGCCTCACCAGCCCCTGGAGCACCACCATGCAGGTGGACCTGGGCGTGGGCGGGAGCGGCTTCAGTATGCTGTCGTCCAAGATGGCGGCGTGA
- a CDS encoding DNA topoisomerase IV subunit A, which produces MAKKSSGKPETSANKRLKERDARTQQKIVGLADELAKRTFSGKEPKIEIPLRTKSNTIWNKKKGILQMGDAAAERELFSLNQAKQFMQTMLHASTIKDLIAAGKTSSLRGVFYKAKHTVAGTKENTFDTQDESDPILEDLEVSLGALREELHIFADNRGSMVGNITIIDKGDAIDCRRMGSGGYAIPSIVEPDVIEFGKCEAKFVLHVEKGTVWNRFNEDRFWEEHNCILTHGGGQPPRGCRRLLQRFNQELKLPIICLLDCDPWGHYIYSVIKQGSISLAFESSRLAIPEAKFLGIRAKDYVQCDLTEAVKIDLSDNDIKRAKEIAAYPWFAENKQWQKEIQKMLDNGFKMEVESLINKDISYVTETYVPERLKAKDWLD; this is translated from the coding sequence ATGGCGAAGAAGAGTTCAGGGAAGCCCGAGACCAGCGCGAACAAGCGGCTCAAGGAGCGCGACGCGCGCACCCAGCAGAAGATCGTCGGCCTCGCCGACGAACTGGCCAAGCGCACCTTCTCGGGCAAGGAGCCCAAGATCGAGATCCCGCTGCGCACCAAGTCCAACACCATCTGGAACAAGAAGAAGGGCATCCTCCAGATGGGCGACGCCGCGGCCGAGCGCGAGCTGTTCAGCCTCAACCAGGCCAAGCAGTTCATGCAGACGATGCTGCACGCCAGCACCATCAAGGACCTGATCGCCGCGGGCAAGACCTCCAGCCTCCGTGGTGTGTTCTACAAGGCCAAGCACACCGTCGCGGGCACGAAGGAGAACACCTTTGACACCCAGGACGAGAGCGACCCCATCCTCGAGGACCTGGAGGTCTCGTTGGGCGCGCTCCGCGAAGAGCTCCACATCTTCGCCGACAACCGCGGCAGCATGGTGGGCAACATCACCATCATCGACAAGGGCGACGCGATCGACTGCCGCCGCATGGGCAGCGGCGGCTACGCCATCCCGAGCATCGTCGAGCCCGACGTCATCGAGTTCGGCAAGTGCGAGGCCAAGTTCGTCCTCCACGTCGAGAAGGGCACGGTCTGGAACCGATTCAACGAGGACCGCTTCTGGGAGGAGCACAACTGCATCCTCACCCACGGCGGCGGACAGCCGCCGCGCGGCTGCCGGCGGCTCCTCCAGCGCTTCAACCAGGAGCTCAAGCTCCCCATCATCTGCCTGCTCGACTGCGACCCCTGGGGGCACTACATCTACTCGGTGATCAAGCAGGGCTCGATTTCGCTCGCCTTCGAATCATCGCGCCTGGCGATCCCCGAGGCCAAGTTCCTGGGCATCCGCGCCAAGGACTACGTGCAGTGCGACCTCACCGAGGCGGTCAAGATCGACCTCAGCGACAACGACATCAAGCGGGCGAAGGAGATCGCCGCGTACCCGTGGTTCGCCGAGAACAAGCAGTGGCAGAAGGAAATCCAGAAGATGCTCGACAACGGCTTCAAGATGGAAGTCGAGTCGCTCATCAACAAGGACATCAGCTACGTCACCGAGACGTACGTTCCCGAGCGGCTGAAGGCCAAAGACTGGCTGGATTGA
- a CDS encoding HepT-like ribonuclease domain-containing protein codes for MLQSTIDIAEYLNGRTRDDLESDSMFRRAVINALHEIGEAAVRMSDEGRQQLPGIPWELVFRMRNVLVHVYWGIDFDRVWKAAIEDAPVLRAAIESFIRSTGEDQIPGGSQ; via the coding sequence ATGCTGCAGTCCACGATTGATATCGCCGAGTACTTGAACGGCCGTACGCGGGACGATCTCGAATCCGATTCGATGTTCCGGCGCGCGGTGATAAACGCGTTGCACGAGATCGGCGAGGCCGCCGTCCGGATGTCGGATGAGGGACGACAGCAACTTCCCGGAATCCCGTGGGAGCTGGTCTTTAGAATGAGGAACGTGCTGGTGCACGTGTACTGGGGTATCGACTTCGACCGCGTCTGGAAAGCCGCGATTGAGGATGCGCCGGTGCTCAGGGCCGCCATCGAGAGCTTCATTAGAAGCACCGGAGAGGATCAGATACCAGGGGGATCTCAATGA
- a CDS encoding PP2C family protein-serine/threonine phosphatase: protein MPLTPLLNEVEVPQDFRSEYESESLSHFRSRYMILAGVVAAMLFAIGVLQLHFSAELASLSRPGRLGGLAAAFAGCGGVLVRLLQVAWAKRPFTREQLLNRVRRLIIAFTLLQIPAAFALSALINRAIEENGGTFHLGFGIPPLLASLLVHFVAALLIPWTVREAIRPILPFVLVFTFISVLALVTGDSDLAAFLLHMLVTVTVVVPGLVISWWRNSRFTEGFMNRAVRARYAELSAELSTARRIHDRLFPLPIRDGSVRVEFAYEPMRQIGGDILYARRSDRGVIDLVVIDVTGHGIAAALAVNRLHAELSRVYGVNPAAAPEQVIAALNSYVGLTMASDRIFATALCVRVDPVCGTVTYSNAGHPPGMLFSRRSGAGWRTLDATATMLGVLDEPDFTSGTQCLPLHAGDVLYCYSDGAIESRTPDDRMLGLDGFRRMLEKVPPPESVVSDVRTFRGGPPQDDTLVVRVERIDQA, encoded by the coding sequence GTGCCCCTCACGCCCCTGCTGAACGAGGTCGAGGTCCCGCAGGACTTCCGCTCCGAGTACGAGTCGGAGAGCCTGTCCCACTTCCGCAGCCGCTACATGATCCTCGCCGGGGTCGTCGCGGCAATGCTCTTCGCCATCGGCGTGCTCCAGCTGCACTTCAGCGCGGAGCTTGCAAGCCTGAGCCGCCCCGGGAGGCTGGGCGGACTCGCCGCTGCATTCGCCGGCTGCGGGGGCGTGCTGGTGCGCCTGCTCCAGGTTGCGTGGGCAAAGCGCCCGTTCACCCGAGAGCAGCTGCTCAACCGGGTTCGGCGCCTGATCATCGCCTTCACACTGCTGCAGATCCCCGCCGCCTTCGCCTTGTCCGCACTCATCAACCGGGCCATCGAGGAGAACGGCGGCACCTTCCATCTGGGTTTCGGGATCCCGCCGCTCCTCGCGAGCCTGCTGGTCCACTTCGTCGCGGCCCTTTTGATCCCGTGGACGGTGCGCGAGGCGATCCGCCCCATCCTGCCCTTTGTGCTCGTGTTCACGTTTATTTCCGTGCTGGCGCTTGTCACCGGCGATTCGGATCTTGCCGCCTTCCTCCTGCACATGCTCGTGACGGTGACCGTGGTGGTGCCCGGCCTCGTCATCTCCTGGTGGCGCAACAGCCGCTTCACCGAGGGCTTCATGAACCGGGCCGTCCGTGCCCGGTATGCCGAGCTCTCGGCCGAACTGTCCACCGCTCGCCGCATCCACGATCGTCTTTTCCCGCTGCCCATCCGCGACGGCAGTGTGCGCGTCGAGTTCGCCTACGAGCCCATGCGCCAGATCGGCGGCGACATCCTGTACGCACGGCGCAGCGACCGCGGCGTCATCGACCTCGTCGTCATTGACGTCACCGGCCACGGCATTGCCGCGGCCCTCGCCGTCAACCGCCTGCACGCCGAGCTCAGCCGCGTCTACGGCGTCAACCCCGCGGCCGCGCCCGAGCAGGTGATCGCCGCCCTCAACTCGTACGTTGGCCTCACCATGGCCTCGGACCGCATCTTCGCGACCGCGCTCTGCGTCCGCGTGGACCCCGTTTGCGGCACGGTGACGTACTCCAACGCCGGCCACCCGCCGGGCATGCTGTTCTCACGCCGCAGCGGCGCGGGCTGGCGCACGCTCGACGCAACCGCGACCATGCTCGGCGTGCTCGACGAGCCAGACTTCACGTCCGGCACGCAGTGCCTCCCGCTGCACGCGGGCGACGTGCTCTACTGCTACTCCGACGGCGCCATCGAGAGCCGCACGCCCGACGACCGCATGCTCGGTCTTGACGGCTTCCGCAGAATGCTGGAGAAAGTCCCGCCGCCCGAGAGCGTTGTCAGCGACGTGCGCACCTTCCGCGGCGGCCCACCCCAGGACGACACGCTGGTGGTCCGCGTCGAGCGCATCGACCAGGCTTAG
- a CDS encoding DNA topoisomerase VI subunit B — translation MASPALTTDDMPKSTTANRTVERAGKAADSAREPKQKVTAETMAARQRDISVSEFFAKNRHLLGFDNPRKALLTTVKEAVDNSLDACEEAGILPDITVVIEDLQPDRGREVKSSRYRITIVDNGPGIVRHQVEHIFGRLLYGSKFHRLKMSRGQQGIGISAAGMYGLITTGKPMLIQTRPKASKPAHHIELAINTKTNRAEVTLDEETEDFPLQRIRVLTPSTRELSEKNEFLSQRDFPTGTSVTIELEGKYQRGRGSVDEFLELTAIANPHAKFTFVRPTRESAEEEEPTLLRGKKAAEALRAAAEAEKNAAAAAATSAGGSEPAKPKITEDYGDLVVFPRAVNELPPETKEIQPHPKGVELGTLLQMLKDYEQAEKGGTLYNFLQEKFCRVSPSTAGELCTAAGKKVTSRTKVADIEPENAEALYKGFQEVKLLPPPTDCLAPIGVRQLLAGMLKGVRAEFYAASSREAAIYRGRPFLIEAAIAFGGELPADDSARVIRFANRVPLLFQQSACSSFKAVTETSWKNYNLQQPRGSLPVGPLVIMIHMASVWVPFTSESKEAIADYDEIRKEMKLALMECGRKLGTYLRKRQAMRRQSERRDVFERYIGEISQAVQAINGTDAKKLYEALLAQAKKHTAIADMQLDEDGRAIKEDPADQDGVIIVEDVAAGGPATARADEPPTGKLSKAEAAALKVASLAKGDDEDQPKLMDVAEPKRLDRKGKAPEKPARKTKHEGKGAPKQPEGKAAKPKMRLVNGKLIPADERLF, via the coding sequence ATGGCTTCCCCAGCACTGACCACGGACGACATGCCAAAGAGCACGACAGCGAACCGGACGGTGGAGCGGGCCGGCAAGGCCGCGGACTCCGCCAGAGAGCCCAAGCAGAAGGTGACGGCCGAGACCATGGCGGCCCGCCAGCGCGACATCAGCGTGAGCGAGTTCTTCGCCAAGAACCGCCACCTGCTGGGCTTTGACAACCCCCGCAAGGCCCTGCTGACCACGGTCAAGGAGGCCGTGGACAACTCGCTGGACGCCTGCGAGGAGGCGGGCATCCTGCCCGACATCACCGTGGTGATCGAGGACCTCCAGCCCGACCGCGGGCGCGAGGTGAAGAGCTCACGCTACCGCATCACCATCGTCGACAACGGCCCGGGCATCGTGCGGCACCAGGTCGAGCACATCTTCGGGCGGCTGCTCTACGGCTCCAAGTTCCACCGCCTCAAGATGAGCCGCGGGCAGCAGGGCATCGGCATTTCGGCCGCGGGCATGTACGGGCTGATCACCACCGGCAAGCCGATGCTGATCCAGACCCGCCCCAAGGCCAGCAAGCCGGCCCACCACATCGAGCTGGCGATCAACACCAAGACGAACCGTGCCGAGGTCACGCTCGACGAGGAGACGGAGGACTTCCCGCTGCAGCGGATCCGCGTGCTGACGCCCTCGACGCGCGAGCTCTCCGAGAAGAACGAGTTCCTCTCGCAGCGCGACTTCCCCACCGGCACCAGCGTCACCATCGAGCTGGAGGGCAAGTACCAGCGCGGGCGCGGCAGCGTGGACGAGTTCCTCGAGCTCACCGCCATCGCCAACCCCCACGCCAAGTTCACCTTCGTCCGCCCCACGCGCGAGAGCGCGGAGGAGGAAGAGCCGACGCTGCTGCGCGGCAAGAAGGCGGCGGAGGCGCTGAGAGCCGCAGCGGAGGCTGAGAAGAACGCCGCGGCCGCAGCGGCGACCAGTGCCGGAGGCAGCGAGCCCGCCAAGCCCAAGATCACCGAGGACTACGGCGACCTCGTCGTGTTCCCGCGGGCGGTGAACGAGCTGCCGCCGGAGACCAAGGAGATCCAGCCGCACCCCAAGGGCGTGGAGCTGGGCACGCTGCTGCAGATGCTCAAGGACTATGAGCAGGCCGAGAAGGGGGGCACGCTCTACAACTTCCTGCAGGAGAAGTTCTGCCGCGTCTCGCCCTCGACCGCCGGCGAGCTCTGCACCGCCGCGGGCAAGAAGGTGACTAGCCGCACCAAGGTGGCCGACATCGAGCCCGAGAACGCCGAGGCCCTGTACAAGGGCTTCCAGGAGGTGAAACTCCTGCCCCCGCCCACCGACTGCCTGGCCCCGATCGGCGTGCGGCAGCTGCTCGCGGGCATGCTCAAGGGCGTGCGGGCCGAGTTCTACGCGGCCTCCTCGCGCGAGGCCGCGATCTACCGCGGGCGGCCGTTCCTCATCGAGGCCGCGATCGCCTTCGGCGGCGAGCTGCCCGCGGACGACTCCGCCCGCGTCATCCGCTTCGCCAACCGCGTGCCGCTGCTGTTCCAGCAGTCCGCGTGCTCGTCGTTCAAGGCCGTGACCGAGACGAGCTGGAAGAACTACAACCTGCAGCAGCCCCGCGGCAGCCTGCCCGTGGGCCCGCTGGTGATCATGATCCACATGGCCAGCGTGTGGGTGCCCTTCACCAGCGAGAGCAAGGAAGCGATCGCGGACTACGACGAGATCCGCAAGGAGATGAAGCTGGCGCTGATGGAGTGCGGCCGCAAGCTGGGCACGTACCTCCGGAAGCGTCAGGCCATGCGCCGCCAGAGCGAGCGGCGCGACGTGTTCGAGCGGTACATCGGCGAGATCTCGCAGGCCGTGCAGGCGATCAACGGCACCGACGCCAAGAAGCTGTACGAGGCCCTGCTGGCGCAAGCCAAGAAGCACACCGCTATCGCCGACATGCAGCTGGACGAGGACGGCAGGGCAATCAAGGAAGACCCTGCTGACCAGGACGGCGTGATCATCGTCGAGGACGTCGCGGCGGGGGGCCCTGCGACTGCACGGGCCGACGAGCCGCCCACGGGCAAGCTGTCAAAGGCCGAGGCCGCGGCCCTCAAGGTCGCCTCGCTCGCCAAGGGTGATGATGAGGACCAGCCGAAACTGATGGACGTCGCCGAGCCCAAGCGGCTGGACCGCAAGGGCAAGGCTCCCGAGAAACCAGCCCGTAAGACGAAGCACGAGGGGAAGGGCGCGCCCAAGCAGCCGGAAGGTAAGGCCGCAAAGCCTAAAATGCGGCTGGTGAACGGGAAGCTGATACCTGCGGACGAACGGCTCTTCTGA
- a CDS encoding DEAD/DEAH box helicase, producing the protein MILRDQERSPRLATVGSFALNSGGLGLLPGNPLAITQATESPSEAATFGQWFDAQWASLPSSPEHRDAFIASLAKLIEHSGPRSAYAAILHHLIGSRGDALDEDRVVNAATGIRETVVWKKLYKFQRDGVVGAIDKLNRFGGCIIADSVGLGKTFEALAVIKYHELRNDRVLVLCPKRLRDNWTLYASNDRRNILAADRFNYDVLNHTDLSREGGQSGDIDLTHVNWGNYDLVVIDESHNFRNKKTPRADGETRYDRLMRRIIKEGVKTRVLMLSATPVNNRLADLRNQIAFATEGDDTALAPFGIESIDRTTRLAQKQFNRWLELDEDERTPTKLVDMLGFDYFALLDHLTIARSRRHVEKYYGTAETGRFPDRLKPINVKADVDIEREFRPIREINQEIRRLNLAAYAPLRYILGHKQEAYDRKYSTEVKGGKGFWRQVDREESLVHLLRVNVLKRMESSIHSFSLTLERQLRDVEATIARIDDHSSGAELEEVNIEDVDIDDPAFEPLLVGRKVKVLLSDVDLVRWRQDLIEDRNRLSTLLSAARLVTPARDHKLALLKDAILKKCEKPINPGNRKVIVFTAFADTADYLYSQLAPWAKKTLGVESAVMTGHGRNHTTLTNLRKDHASILSAFSPRSKQRPEDLASEGEIDLLIATDCISEGQNLQDCDWLVNYDIHWNPVRIIQRFGRIDRIGSTNARVQLVNFWPNMELEEYINLEQRVSGKMVLLDVSATGEENIIETQSGDPMNDLEYRRAQLLKLQEAVIDLEDLSTGVSIADLTLTDFRIDLAEYARAHPGELENLPLGAFAVTTSADDDIPPGIIFCLQAVEEEGVPPKVLPEPGYPLAPNYLVHVGDDGAVLLGYTQAKQILDRLKRLCIGKDLPDASACARFDKATHFGRDMQHAQKLLAAATAAIQSRSDERSAASLFTPGGTTTRKGEFAGVNDFEVLAYLVILPPASGIA; encoded by the coding sequence ATGATCCTGCGCGACCAGGAGCGGTCGCCCCGCCTTGCGACGGTTGGCAGCTTCGCTTTGAATTCTGGGGGCCTTGGGCTGCTTCCGGGCAACCCCCTCGCAATCACGCAGGCGACCGAAAGCCCATCGGAGGCCGCCACTTTCGGGCAGTGGTTCGACGCGCAATGGGCATCGCTCCCCTCTTCGCCCGAGCACCGTGATGCGTTCATCGCCTCGCTGGCCAAGCTCATCGAGCACTCCGGGCCACGATCGGCTTATGCCGCGATCCTGCACCACCTGATCGGCTCCAGAGGCGACGCCCTTGACGAGGACCGCGTCGTCAATGCGGCGACCGGCATCCGTGAGACCGTCGTGTGGAAAAAGCTCTACAAGTTCCAGCGCGATGGTGTCGTTGGCGCGATCGACAAGCTCAACCGCTTCGGCGGCTGCATCATCGCCGATAGCGTCGGCCTGGGTAAGACATTCGAGGCCCTCGCCGTCATCAAGTACCACGAGCTCCGCAACGACCGCGTGCTCGTCCTCTGCCCCAAACGGCTCCGCGACAACTGGACGCTGTACGCCTCGAACGACCGCCGCAACATCCTCGCGGCCGACCGCTTCAACTACGACGTGCTCAACCACACCGACCTCTCTCGCGAAGGCGGCCAGTCGGGGGACATCGACCTCACGCACGTCAACTGGGGCAACTACGACCTCGTCGTGATCGACGAATCGCACAACTTCCGCAACAAAAAGACTCCGCGCGCGGACGGTGAAACCCGCTACGACCGCCTCATGCGGCGGATCATCAAGGAGGGCGTGAAGACCCGCGTGCTCATGCTCTCCGCGACGCCGGTCAACAACCGTCTTGCGGACCTGCGCAACCAGATCGCCTTCGCAACCGAGGGCGACGACACGGCCCTTGCCCCGTTCGGCATCGAGAGCATCGACCGCACCACCCGGCTCGCCCAGAAGCAGTTCAACCGCTGGCTGGAGCTCGATGAGGACGAACGCACCCCCACGAAGCTCGTGGACATGCTCGGCTTCGACTACTTCGCGCTCCTCGACCACCTCACTATCGCCCGTTCACGGCGGCACGTGGAGAAGTATTACGGCACCGCGGAGACAGGCAGGTTCCCCGACCGCCTCAAGCCAATCAACGTGAAGGCGGACGTGGACATCGAACGCGAGTTCCGTCCCATACGCGAGATCAACCAGGAGATCCGACGCCTTAACCTCGCCGCCTACGCCCCGCTCCGCTACATCCTCGGCCACAAGCAGGAGGCCTACGACCGCAAGTACAGCACCGAGGTCAAGGGTGGCAAGGGCTTCTGGCGGCAGGTGGACCGGGAAGAGAGCCTCGTGCACCTGCTCCGGGTCAACGTGCTCAAGCGGATGGAGAGCTCCATCCACTCGTTCTCCCTCACCCTGGAGCGTCAGCTCCGGGACGTCGAGGCCACGATCGCCCGCATCGACGACCACTCCAGCGGGGCCGAGCTCGAAGAGGTGAACATCGAGGACGTAGATATCGACGACCCGGCGTTCGAGCCGCTGCTTGTCGGCCGCAAGGTCAAGGTGCTGCTGAGCGACGTGGACCTGGTCCGCTGGCGGCAGGACCTGATCGAGGACCGCAACCGCCTCAGCACCCTCCTCTCCGCCGCCCGGCTCGTGACACCCGCCCGCGACCACAAGCTCGCGCTCCTCAAGGATGCAATCCTCAAGAAGTGCGAGAAGCCCATCAACCCCGGCAACCGCAAGGTGATCGTGTTCACCGCCTTCGCGGACACCGCCGACTACCTCTACTCGCAGCTCGCGCCCTGGGCGAAGAAAACACTTGGCGTCGAGTCCGCCGTCATGACGGGTCACGGCCGCAACCACACCACCCTCACTAACCTTCGCAAGGACCACGCCTCGATCCTCAGCGCCTTCTCCCCGCGCTCCAAGCAGCGGCCCGAGGACCTCGCGTCCGAGGGCGAGATCGACCTGCTCATCGCCACCGACTGCATCAGCGAGGGCCAGAACCTCCAGGACTGCGACTGGCTGGTCAACTACGACATCCATTGGAACCCGGTGCGCATCATCCAGCGGTTCGGCCGCATTGACCGCATCGGCTCCACCAACGCCCGCGTGCAGCTTGTCAACTTCTGGCCCAACATGGAGCTGGAGGAGTACATCAACCTTGAGCAGCGCGTCAGCGGCAAGATGGTCCTGCTGGACGTCTCCGCCACCGGCGAAGAGAACATCATCGAGACGCAGTCGGGCGACCCCATGAACGACCTGGAGTACCGCCGCGCTCAGCTGCTCAAGCTGCAGGAGGCCGTGATCGACCTCGAAGACCTCTCCACCGGCGTCTCCATCGCCGACCTCACCCTCACCGACTTCCGCATCGACCTCGCCGAGTACGCCCGCGCCCACCCCGGGGAACTCGAGAACCTGCCGCTCGGCGCTTTCGCTGTCACCACCTCCGCCGACGACGACATCCCGCCCGGGATCATCTTCTGCCTGCAGGCCGTGGAAGAAGAGGGCGTGCCCCCGAAGGTCCTGCCCGAACCGGGGTACCCGCTCGCGCCCAACTATCTCGTGCACGTGGGCGACGACGGCGCCGTGCTGTTGGGCTACACCCAGGCCAAGCAGATCCTCGACCGCCTCAAGCGCCTCTGTATCGGCAAGGACCTCCCCGACGCCTCCGCCTGCGCCCGCTTCGACAAGGCCACCCACTTCGGCCGCGACATGCAGCACGCCCAGAAGCTGCTCGCGGCCGCCACCGCCGCCATCCAAAGCCGCAGCGACGAGCGTTCCGCCGCCAGCCTCTTCACCCCCGGAGGCACCACCACCCGCAAGGGCGAGTTCGCGGGTGTCAACGACTTCGAAGTACTCGCGTACCTGGTCATCCTGCCTCCGGCGAGCGGCATCGCGTGA
- a CDS encoding nucleotidyltransferase domain-containing protein — protein sequence MQLHGINFDNDAIAAFCRRHDVLRFSLFGSIVTDKFGSGSDIDVLVEFPPRGGPGLLGFAAMEIELSTLFGREVHLHTPAMLGPLYRLEVEPKAMVQYAA from the coding sequence ATGCAGTTGCACGGGATCAACTTCGACAATGACGCAATCGCCGCCTTCTGTCGGCGGCATGACGTACTGCGCTTCAGCTTGTTCGGGTCCATTGTTACTGACAAGTTCGGTTCAGGGAGCGACATCGATGTGCTAGTCGAGTTCCCGCCTCGCGGCGGCCCCGGGCTCTTGGGGTTCGCCGCGATGGAGATCGAGCTCTCCACGCTTTTCGGCCGGGAAGTTCACCTTCACACACCGGCGATGCTCGGGCCTCTTTATCGGCTCGAAGTGGAACCGAAAGCGATGGTTCAGTATGCCGCGTAA
- a CDS encoding DUF4391 domain-containing protein: MTADEVIAACGLPSSALVGQRVPKKLLVEHGAATGTDKKSINDLVDELHWTAALKPTTVGLAAYRDDAREVLEVAVLTLTLRAGASDAKAARLTELVHRAIPYPLLLIASGMPTGPRLSLVDKRWSQGESGKTVLDGDVHEVRLGELPTALCQQLLPALALTARPRPHLYALYRGWMDAFTAVDAARLTTNFRVPATPEEAAERRAALLAVSVLESRMASLRSLATKERQTSRLVELNLELQLLQSQHREAIAKL, translated from the coding sequence GTGACGGCCGACGAAGTCATCGCGGCTTGCGGGCTCCCTTCCAGCGCCCTGGTGGGGCAGCGCGTCCCCAAGAAGCTGCTCGTGGAGCACGGGGCCGCGACCGGCACCGACAAGAAGTCCATCAACGACCTCGTTGACGAGCTCCACTGGACAGCCGCCCTCAAGCCCACCACCGTCGGGCTTGCCGCCTACCGCGACGACGCCCGCGAAGTGCTCGAAGTCGCCGTGCTCACGCTCACCCTCCGCGCGGGGGCGTCTGACGCCAAGGCCGCGCGCCTCACCGAGCTTGTCCACCGTGCCATTCCATACCCGCTGCTCCTCATCGCCTCGGGGATGCCGACAGGCCCACGCCTCTCCCTGGTCGACAAGCGCTGGTCCCAAGGCGAATCCGGCAAGACCGTCCTTGATGGCGACGTGCACGAGGTGCGCCTTGGCGAGCTCCCCACGGCCCTCTGCCAACAGCTTCTCCCCGCCCTCGCCCTCACCGCGCGCCCCCGGCCCCACCTCTACGCCCTCTACCGCGGCTGGATGGACGCCTTCACGGCGGTGGACGCCGCCCGCCTCACCACCAACTTCCGCGTCCCCGCGACCCCGGAAGAAGCCGCGGAAAGACGCGCCGCGCTGCTGGCGGTTTCCGTGCTGGAAAGTAGAATGGCCTCCCTGCGCTCCCTGGCCACCAAGGAGCGGCAGACCTCGCGCTTGGTGGAACTCAACCTTGAGTTGCAGTTGCTCCAGTCGCAGCACCGTGAAGCCATAGCGAAACTGTGA